In the Priestia aryabhattai genome, TTTAATTGCTGGAAACCGCGTCATTACATTGGGGACAGCCATTGAACAGCATTTTTTAGTGACGCAGGATTGGGGCATGGGAGCCACAATTGCCGTCTTTTTAATTATTGCGATGGCCGTTATGATGCTCATAACAGGCACTGGAAAGAGAGGTGTGTAAAATGAAGAGAAAGTGGAAGTTCAGCCACCTTTATTTATTTTTTGTATTTTTCATTTTATACGCTCCCATTTTTTATTTAATGTATTACTCTTTTAACAGCGGAGGAAACATGCGTGAATTTGAAGGATTCACGTTAGATTGGTACAAAGAAGTGTTTCAAGACACACGTTTGCTCATTATTGTATTGAATACCTTAATTATTGCACTATTGTCTTCGGTTATTTCAACTATTATTGGCGTGATAGGAGCACTTGCTATCGTATACGTGAAGCGCAGACGTATTCAAAATACGCTGTTAACATTTAATAATGTGTTAATTGTTAGTCCAGATGTTATTATTGGCGCATCTTTTTTAATTCTATTTACCATTATCGGTGTAAAGCTTGGGTTTATATCGGTATTATTAGCGCATATTGCATTCAGTGTACCGATTGTGGTCATCATGGTTCTGCCTAAGCTGCAGGAAATGAGTCCGACACTGCTCGATGCAGCCCGCGATTTGGGCGCAAGCCGCTTCGAAGTACTTTCGAAAGTGGTATTGCCGTTTATTCGTCCGGGTATCTTTGCAGGCTTTTTTATGGCTTTAACTTACTCTTTGGATGACTTTGCGGTTACGTTCTTTGTGACCGGGAATGGTTTTTCTACGCTTTCAGTAGAAATTTATTCGTTAGCAAGAAGAGGGGTATCGCTGAAAATCAATGCTCTTTCTACTCTTATTTTCATGTTTACCGTGCTGATTGTGATTGGTTATTACTTTATTAGTCAGCGAAATAGCAATAAAGTGAAAGGGGTGGCGACTGGAAAATGAAGCAATTAGCAAAGCCGTTTATCTTCATCGTCATCCTTTCTTTAGTTCTTATGTATGTGGTTCATCATTTGAACAATGCCGAAGGATACTCTGGAGGAGATACGCTGACTGTCTATAATTGGGGAGATTATATTGATCCTGACTTAGTGAATCAGTTTGAAAAAGAAACCGGGATTAAAGTCATTTATCAGACCTTTGATTCGAATGAAGCAATGATGACCAAAATTGAACAAGGCGGTACTACATTTGATATTGCTGTGCCGTCTGAGTACGCGATTAGCAAGATGCGTGAAGAAAATTTACTATTGCCAATCGACCATTCGAAGCTGTCTAATTTAAAATACATTAATCCGCGTTTTTTAGACCTATCTTTTGATCCTGGCAACAAGTACTCCATCCCTTATTTTTGGGGAACTGTAGGTATTGTTTATAACTCTGATATGATTCATGGTAAGAAGATAAAGAGTTGGAATGATTTATGGGATCCTAAGCTAAAAAATCAAATTTTACTTGCAGACGGTGCTAGAGAAGTGATGGGAATGGGACTAAATAGCTTAAACTATTCATTAAATGATACGAATAAAGCCCATCTTCAAGAAGCAAAAAGAAAGCTTGATACACTAACACCAAATGTCAAAGCCATTGTAGGAGACGAGATTAAGATGCTCCTCGCAAATGAAGAAGCGGCAATTGGCGTTGTTTGGTCAGGTGATGCTTCTGAAATTATGAGTGAGAATGATAAGCTGAATTACGTTGTTCCAGAAGAAGGCTCGAATTTATGGTTTGATAACATGGTTATTCCAAAAACGGCTAAAAACGTAGAAGGTGCGCATAAATTCATGAATTTTATGCTAGATCCTAAACACGCTGCTCAAAATGCGGAATATGTAGGGTACTCTACGCCTAATAAAAAAGCGTTAGATTATTTGCCGAAAGAAGTAGCGGAGGATGAACGTTTTTATCCGGATGAAGAACTAACCAATAAGCTTGAAGTATATAAAAACTTAGGCAAACGAATGCTTGCTTATTACAATGAATTATTTTTAGAATTTAAAATGCACCGTAAATAAAAGGAACTTAATTAGGTCTTTATACGTGAGTTCTTTATTGTTTTTGTAAATTCAGTTGCGTGATAGCAAGAGGAAAGATAAAATACAAACGAGTAAAGCTAATAACATTTATTTTATGTTATTAGCTTTTTTATTTGTAAAACGGGAAAGATAAGAAAAAATTGAATGTTCTATTATTCATCTAGAGTTTATATTTCACATTATATAGGAGAGAAAAAGTGAAGCAAAAACAAAAGCAGCATATTCAATCCATTTATTTTTTACGATTATTCGCCATGATGATGGTTGTGCTCGTACATGTAACAGCAGCGTATGCAACCGTACTGCCATTTGCAAGCGAAGCTTATCAAAAATATCATTTTCTTAACCGAATTGTTCGAATTGAAGCAGGGATCTTCATTGTTATCACAGGTTTGGTTTTCTTTTATAGTTATATTAACAAGCCATTAACAAAGACTTTATGGAAAACGTATTATGCTCGAAGAGTGACGTATATTTTGGTTCCCTATGTTATTTGGGCACTTATTTATGAATTTTATTCGTACTATGTGGGAGCAACAGAATTAAATGCAGCTGACATTGTGAAACGTATTTTACGCGGAGAGTCTTACTATCAGCTTCATTTTATCTTTTTAATTGTACAAGTGTATCTCGTGCTGCCGATTTTTGTATGGCTAGCACAGAAAGTAACCATTTTTAAAAAATACATGTGGCTGTTTGGCATTATCATTCAGCTTGGTTATTTAATGTTTAACAATACGTATCATATCACCTCGTTTAATTTATTTTTAAATACAATGGCTACATTTTTACTTGGCGGTTGGATTGGCATTTATTATCGCGAACAAGTGGATAAAAAGTATAGTCGTTCAAATATTGTATTATTTCTGGTGACGCTCGGATCGGGAATAGCTATTTCACTGTTAAATTATCATCTATACACAATGAAGACAATTCAAATTTCAGGCTTTACGTATGAGGCTGTCA is a window encoding:
- a CDS encoding ABC transporter permease codes for the protein MKRKWKFSHLYLFFVFFILYAPIFYLMYYSFNSGGNMREFEGFTLDWYKEVFQDTRLLIIVLNTLIIALLSSVISTIIGVIGALAIVYVKRRRIQNTLLTFNNVLIVSPDVIIGASFLILFTIIGVKLGFISVLLAHIAFSVPIVVIMVLPKLQEMSPTLLDAARDLGASRFEVLSKVVLPFIRPGIFAGFFMALTYSLDDFAVTFFVTGNGFSTLSVEIYSLARRGVSLKINALSTLIFMFTVLIVIGYYFISQRNSNKVKGVATGK
- a CDS encoding ABC transporter substrate-binding protein, with the protein product MKQLAKPFIFIVILSLVLMYVVHHLNNAEGYSGGDTLTVYNWGDYIDPDLVNQFEKETGIKVIYQTFDSNEAMMTKIEQGGTTFDIAVPSEYAISKMREENLLLPIDHSKLSNLKYINPRFLDLSFDPGNKYSIPYFWGTVGIVYNSDMIHGKKIKSWNDLWDPKLKNQILLADGAREVMGMGLNSLNYSLNDTNKAHLQEAKRKLDTLTPNVKAIVGDEIKMLLANEEAAIGVVWSGDASEIMSENDKLNYVVPEEGSNLWFDNMVIPKTAKNVEGAHKFMNFMLDPKHAAQNAEYVGYSTPNKKALDYLPKEVAEDERFYPDEELTNKLEVYKNLGKRMLAYYNELFLEFKMHRK
- a CDS encoding acyltransferase, which codes for MKQKQKQHIQSIYFLRLFAMMMVVLVHVTAAYATVLPFASEAYQKYHFLNRIVRIEAGIFIVITGLVFFYSYINKPLTKTLWKTYYARRVTYILVPYVIWALIYEFYSYYVGATELNAADIVKRILRGESYYQLHFIFLIVQVYLVLPIFVWLAQKVTIFKKYMWLFGIIIQLGYLMFNNTYHITSFNLFLNTMATFLLGGWIGIYYREQVDKKYSRSNIVLFLVTLGSGIAISLLNYHLYTMKTIQISGFTYEAVNTLYLVVGSYFFFRIAEILAEKLSVKSVTIVKNIAMYSFGFYLIHPMVLNFVAKAVPIQGNYMFHFEILARYILTLAGCYLIIWVCHRLLPFASFLFGKLPKEAVFIYRRPDHK